A stretch of the Massilia varians genome encodes the following:
- a CDS encoding branched-chain amino acid ABC transporter substrate-binding protein produces the protein MPSKLHMAPLALAALLAIDVNTANAAEQVVKIGVSGPLSGSNAFAGKDNENGVRLAIEELNAQKIQVGGNTIRFELQSEDDQGDPKQGVNVAQKFADAKVKFVLGPYNSGVAIPASRVYNDNGILMSTVGTNPKITQSGYPTVFRIVASDTQVGGSVAAYAAKELKVKNVGVIDDRTAFGQGVAMEFKRQASANGMKVAGHEYTTDKATDFAAILTSLKAKRVDAVFFGGYAPQAAPMARQMKALGLNVPLLGGDTLCSPEMAKLGGPAVGENVRCAQAGAIVAKQPGGPAFINAYKARFKRDPDVYAPSFYDQTKFIAQAMKSANSVDAAKVGAAMHSISYQGVVGTYGYDPKGNLKKTAVTVYTFKNGALTPLASY, from the coding sequence ATGCCATCCAAACTGCACATGGCGCCGCTCGCGCTGGCCGCGCTGCTCGCCATTGACGTCAATACCGCCAACGCCGCCGAACAGGTCGTGAAGATCGGCGTGAGCGGTCCGCTGTCCGGTTCCAACGCCTTCGCCGGCAAGGACAACGAGAACGGCGTGCGCCTCGCCATCGAAGAACTCAACGCACAGAAGATCCAGGTCGGCGGCAATACCATCCGCTTCGAGCTGCAGTCCGAGGACGACCAGGGCGACCCGAAACAGGGCGTCAACGTGGCGCAGAAATTCGCCGACGCCAAGGTGAAGTTCGTGCTCGGCCCGTACAACTCGGGCGTGGCGATTCCCGCTTCGCGCGTCTACAACGACAACGGCATCCTGATGTCGACCGTCGGCACCAATCCCAAGATCACCCAGTCCGGCTACCCGACCGTGTTCCGCATCGTCGCCAGCGACACCCAGGTGGGCGGCTCGGTGGCGGCCTACGCGGCCAAGGAGCTGAAGGTGAAGAACGTCGGCGTGATCGACGACCGCACCGCTTTCGGCCAGGGCGTCGCGATGGAATTCAAGCGCCAGGCCAGCGCCAACGGCATGAAGGTCGCCGGCCACGAGTACACCACCGACAAGGCGACCGACTTCGCCGCCATCCTCACCTCGCTCAAGGCCAAGCGCGTCGACGCCGTCTTCTTCGGCGGCTATGCGCCGCAAGCCGCGCCGATGGCGCGCCAGATGAAGGCGCTCGGCCTGAACGTGCCGCTGCTGGGCGGCGACACCCTGTGCAGTCCCGAGATGGCCAAGCTGGGCGGCCCGGCGGTAGGCGAGAACGTGCGCTGCGCCCAGGCCGGCGCGATCGTGGCCAAGCAGCCGGGCGGCCCGGCCTTCATCAACGCCTACAAGGCCCGCTTCAAGCGCGACCCGGACGTGTATGCGCCTTCGTTCTACGACCAGACCAAGTTCATCGCCCAGGCCATGAAGTCGGCCAACTCGGTCGATGCGGCCAAGGTCGGGGCGGCCATGCACAGCATCAGCTACCAGGGCGTGGTGGGCACCTACGGCTATGACCCGAAGGGCAACCTGAAGAAGACCGCCGTCACGGTGTACACCTTCAAGAACGGCGCCTTGACGCCGCTGGCCAGCTACTGA
- a CDS encoding Lrp/AsnC family transcriptional regulator yields MNSLDKFDCAILAALQADATLSISGLSEKVGLSSTPCWKRVKRLEEEGYIESRVSIVNREKVGLPVTVFVSVRTTEHDEKWLARFAAAVIALPEVLEFHRMSGDVDYLLKVVTTDIAGYDRFYKKLIKTARLTGVSSAFSMEQIKCTTALPLELISHGLPA; encoded by the coding sequence ATGAACTCACTTGACAAGTTTGATTGCGCTATTCTTGCCGCGTTACAGGCGGACGCCACCCTCTCCATTTCCGGCCTCAGCGAAAAGGTCGGCCTGTCCAGCACGCCCTGCTGGAAACGCGTCAAGCGTCTCGAGGAAGAGGGCTATATCGAAAGCCGTGTCAGCATCGTCAACCGCGAGAAAGTCGGCCTGCCGGTGACGGTGTTCGTCAGCGTGCGCACCACCGAGCACGACGAAAAATGGCTGGCGCGCTTCGCCGCTGCCGTGATCGCGCTGCCGGAAGTGCTGGAATTCCACCGCATGAGCGGCGACGTCGACTACCTGCTCAAGGTCGTCACCACCGACATCGCCGGCTATGACCGCTTCTACAAGAAGCTGATCAAGACCGCGCGCCTGACCGGCGTCTCCTCGGCCTTCTCGATGGAGCAGATCAAGTGCACCACCGCGCTGCCGCTGGAGTTGATCTCGCACGGATTGCCTGCTTAA
- a CDS encoding aminotransferase class V-fold PLP-dependent enzyme encodes MNNEVYLDANATSPVLPAAIEAAAAAMREGFGNPSSSHACGLRAKALLDATRARARRVLGAATGRVMFTSGATEGIQTAVLSALCAVRERRARGEACGDLLLYGATEHKAVPESLAHWNRLLGTGLELRALPVDGSGRHCLDQLRELAPRAALVCTMAANNETGVVSDLDGIARVLLETGSPALWMVDCVQALGKLPLALDATRIDYAPFSGHKLYAPKGIGLLYVREGAPYTPLMCGGGQEAGQRSGTENMGGIAAFGAVLGALEEGGTFRTHAQLRVYRDRLEASLREAFPGLVFNAPLEHALPTTLNFSVPGLGSKELLDLFDAAGVRVSAGSACSAAKAAPSYVLDAMGVPLARSASAVRLSFGPLADDDFIEAACARIAHCGRALAQARPAARLQQTEAGGASGWLLFDDEGRHCIAIDPPEALAARIAADLSTRECRLLACFATGQGAGGADTLCDILGLRPGWPGGAQQVELAGARLDAIALGRDVLAKNGDSYLLGRPENGALAPGAVRFVFGTDPGNDGFDAALHCHRIGEPAVSRPGADALPDEGIDLDPTTAAAYLAAHPDALLVDVRELPEHAAACAQLRGRGAQHVPLSQLAGQAAHWLREPRPLVFLCRSGNRSARAARLLRRLGHAQAWHVAGGLALAG; translated from the coding sequence ATGAACAACGAAGTCTACCTCGACGCCAACGCCACTTCGCCGGTCCTCCCGGCAGCCATCGAAGCGGCGGCCGCCGCCATGCGGGAGGGCTTCGGCAACCCGAGCAGCAGCCACGCCTGCGGCCTGCGCGCCAAGGCCCTGCTCGATGCCACGCGCGCCCGGGCGCGCCGCGTGCTGGGCGCCGCCACCGGGAGGGTGATGTTTACGAGCGGGGCGACCGAAGGCATCCAGACCGCGGTGCTGTCGGCGCTGTGCGCGGTGCGCGAACGGCGTGCGCGCGGCGAAGCCTGCGGCGACCTGCTGCTCTACGGCGCCACCGAGCACAAGGCGGTCCCGGAAAGCCTGGCGCACTGGAACCGCCTGCTCGGCACCGGGCTGGAACTGCGTGCGCTGCCGGTCGACGGCAGCGGACGCCATTGTCTCGACCAGCTGCGTGAACTGGCGCCGCGTGCCGCTCTGGTGTGCACCATGGCCGCCAACAACGAAACCGGCGTCGTGTCCGACCTGGATGGCATCGCGCGCGTGCTGCTGGAAACGGGCAGTCCCGCGCTGTGGATGGTCGACTGCGTGCAGGCGCTCGGCAAGCTGCCCCTCGCCCTCGACGCCACCCGGATCGACTACGCCCCCTTCTCGGGCCACAAGCTGTATGCGCCCAAGGGCATCGGCCTGCTGTACGTGCGCGAAGGCGCGCCCTACACGCCGCTGATGTGCGGCGGCGGCCAGGAAGCCGGGCAGCGCTCCGGCACCGAGAACATGGGCGGCATCGCCGCTTTTGGAGCGGTGCTCGGCGCGCTGGAAGAGGGCGGCACCTTCCGCACCCACGCCCAGCTACGCGTCTACCGCGACCGCCTTGAGGCAAGCCTGCGCGAAGCCTTCCCGGGCCTGGTGTTCAACGCCCCGCTCGAACACGCCCTGCCCACCACGCTGAATTTCTCGGTGCCGGGCCTGGGCAGCAAGGAGCTGCTCGACCTGTTCGATGCCGCCGGCGTGCGCGTCAGCGCGGGGTCGGCCTGTTCGGCCGCCAAGGCGGCGCCCAGCTATGTGCTCGATGCGATGGGCGTGCCCCTGGCGCGCAGCGCCTCGGCCGTGCGCCTGTCGTTCGGGCCGCTGGCGGACGACGACTTCATCGAGGCCGCCTGCGCCCGCATCGCGCACTGTGGCCGCGCGCTGGCGCAGGCAAGGCCGGCGGCGCGCCTGCAACAGACGGAGGCGGGCGGCGCCAGCGGCTGGCTGCTGTTCGACGACGAGGGCCGACACTGCATCGCGATCGATCCGCCGGAAGCGCTGGCGGCGCGCATTGCCGCCGACCTGAGCACGCGCGAATGCCGCCTGCTGGCCTGTTTCGCCACCGGCCAGGGCGCCGGCGGCGCCGACACGCTGTGCGACATCCTGGGCTTGAGGCCGGGCTGGCCGGGCGGGGCCCAGCAGGTGGAGCTTGCCGGCGCCAGGCTCGACGCGATCGCGCTGGGCCGCGACGTGCTGGCAAAAAATGGCGACAGCTACCTGCTGGGGCGTCCGGAAAACGGCGCGCTGGCCCCGGGCGCGGTGCGCTTCGTGTTCGGCACCGACCCGGGGAACGACGGCTTCGACGCCGCCCTGCATTGTCACCGGATCGGCGAACCCGCGGTGTCGCGTCCCGGCGCCGATGCCCTGCCGGACGAGGGCATCGACCTCGACCCGACCACGGCCGCCGCCTACCTGGCGGCCCACCCCGACGCCCTGCTGGTCGACGTGCGCGAGCTGCCGGAACACGCGGCGGCCTGCGCCCAGCTGCGCGGGCGCGGCGCCCAGCACGTGCCGCTGTCGCAGCTGGCCGGCCAGGCGGCGCACTGGCTGCGCGAACCGCGTCCGCTGGTGTTCCTGTGCCGCAGCGGCAACCGCAGCGCCCGCGCCGCGCGCCTGCTGCGCCGCCTCGGCCATGCCCAGGCCTGGCACGTGGCGGGCGGCCTGGCTTTGGCGGGCTGA